The Bacillota bacterium genome window below encodes:
- a CDS encoding AIR carboxylase family protein, which produces MNPVIGISGWQRFGSSSGAHLPGVLAAHTSLPVIGLPVASGALGGLDALYSMTQMPPGIPVATVGIGSPRNAGLLALRILAVSDERLRKALEEYAGKMAAGAQEKDSILREKGLWGYRKEGTR; this is translated from the coding sequence ATGAACCCTGTCATCGGCATTAGTGGTTGGCAGCGATTCGGATCTTCCAGTGGTGCCCACCTGCCGGGGGTCCTGGCGGCTCACACCAGCCTCCCTGTCATAGGCCTGCCCGTGGCCTCCGGGGCCCTGGGTGGCCTTGATGCCCTGTACTCCATGACCCAGATGCCCCCGGGTATTCCCGTGGCGACTGTGGGAATAGGAAGCCCCAGGAACGCAGGGCTTCTTGCCCTGAGGATCCTGGCTGTCTCCGATGAACGCCTGCGTAAGGCACTTGAGGAATATGCTGGCAAGATGGCCGCGGGGGCCCAGGAGAAGGACAGCATCCTCCGGGAGAAGGGGCTCTGGGGCTACCGGAAGGAGGGCACCCGGTGA